A single region of the Brachypodium distachyon strain Bd21 chromosome 3, Brachypodium_distachyon_v3.0, whole genome shotgun sequence genome encodes:
- the LOC112271713 gene encoding uncharacterized protein LOC112271713, with amino-acid sequence MDESLGANSPPIIHPDDLGPPPGSILLDVLGYISSRTTATTAEGFSSTDKRIKVTFWAAHPPRASWFTVCSPDLEPSTEFASTPNIVNTEDDLVLLRVPICLPWGVPNLYGNDYFVYHAGTENKGPSLDLVPAPPPHIDFSDCQVGLLRCRARDMYLVAILTWAAIREAGDKYYLHLYSSETKTWSTKLMTCLDSRPKSLLYRYSGKVITIGGELGSVGWVDLWRGILICDVLLDNRELRYIPLPSPAVPRPFWLPAGVACRDIIALEGHIKYF; translated from the coding sequence ATGGACGAATCCTTGGGCGCCAACTCTCCACCTATTATCCACCCCGACGATCTGGGTCCCCCTCCGGGTTCCATCCTCCTCGATGTGTTGGGCTACATCAGCTCCcgcaccaccgccaccaccgccgaggGTTTCTCGAGTACCGACAAGCGCATCAAGGTGACCTTCTGGGCGGCCCACCCGCCGCGAGCCTCCTGGTTCACCGTCTGCAGCCCGGATCTGGAGCCCTCCACCGAATTCGCCTCCACGCCAAACATCGTCAACACGGAGGATGACCTCGTACTTCTCCGGGTCCCTATCTGCCTTCCCTGGGGCGTTCCAAACTTGTACGGCAACGACTACTTCGTCTATCATGCCGGCACCGAGAACAAGGGGCCATCGCTGGATCTGGTCCCCGCGCCCCCCCCGCACATCGACTTCTCCGACTGCCAGGTTGGCCTCCTGCGCTGCCGCGCTCGCGACATGTACTTGGTCGCTATACTCACTTGGGCGGCAATCCGCGAGGCAGGGGACAAGTACTATCTTCACCTCTACAGCTCCGAGACCAAGACATGGAGCACCAAGTTGATGACGTGCCTTGATTCCCGACCGAAATCGCTGCTGTACAGGTACTCCGGCAAGGTGATCACCATAGGAGGGGAGCTCGGTTCAGTGGGCTGGGTCGATCTCTGGCGGGGCATCCTCATCTGCGACGTCCTCCTGGACAACCGCGAGCTTCGCTACATTCCACTGCCGTCGCCAGCTGTGCCCAGGCCGTTCTGGCTTCCTGCTGGAGTGGCTTGTCGGGATATCATTGCCCTAGAAGGTCACATCAAGTACTTTTAG